Proteins encoded together in one Hymenobacter monticola window:
- a CDS encoding RNA polymerase sigma factor: MSDTSLISLPPAAEADLVRRLQARDESAMTLFYDRYSAALYGVIFRIVKAEDEAEDVLQEALVKIWHAFASYDPSKGRLFTWVLNICRNLSIDKIRSRQHRVGSRTQGLDDSLTAQRQAAPTSFRPEHIGLQEITQKLVPEQKQIIDLLYFEGFTQSEVAEELNIPLGTVKTRARTAIKVLSKLIR, from the coding sequence GTGTCCGATACATCTTTAATCTCCCTGCCACCCGCCGCCGAGGCGGACCTCGTCCGACGCCTGCAGGCGCGCGACGAATCGGCCATGACGCTGTTCTACGACCGATATTCGGCGGCCCTCTACGGCGTCATCTTCCGCATTGTGAAGGCCGAAGATGAGGCCGAGGACGTGCTGCAGGAAGCGCTGGTCAAAATCTGGCACGCCTTTGCCAGCTACGACCCCAGCAAGGGCCGCCTCTTTACGTGGGTGCTGAATATTTGCCGAAATCTGAGCATTGATAAAATCCGCTCCCGGCAGCACCGCGTAGGTAGCCGCACTCAGGGGCTGGACGATAGTCTGACCGCGCAACGCCAGGCAGCGCCGACGTCCTTCCGCCCCGAGCACATTGGTCTGCAGGAAATCACCCAAAAGCTGGTTCCCGAGCAAAAGCAGATTATCGACCTTCTCTACTTCGAGGGCTTCACCCAAAGTGAAGTGGCGGAGGAACTCAACATCCCGCTGGGAACCGTGAAAACCCGTGCCCGCACTGCTATCAAAGTCCTCAGCAAACTCATTCGCTAA
- a CDS encoding NAD-dependent succinate-semialdehyde dehydrogenase: MPIESFNPHTGRVLRRFTAFSWVKTERILGQAHRAAADWRAATFAHRAGILRKAATLLRERQDELARLMALEMGKPVTDGRAEALKCATCCDFYAERAEGFLADELIETDAGHSFISYQPLGVVLAIMPWNFPLWQVVRFAAPALMAGNVGLLKHASNVPQCALALEKIFHDAGLPPACFRTLLIGSDLVEKLLADDRVRAATLTGSEGAGASVGALAGQHIKKMVLELGGSDPFIVLADADVALAAKTAAQSRMINAGQSCIAAKRFIVEKPVLKDFLNQLKTHLLAFRPGDPLDDATQYGPMARPDLADELTQQVEDSVAQGAKVELHGGQAKPGTALFRPMILSNVKPGQRAYTEEFFGPVALVLEAKNANDAVRLANDSRFGLGAAVWTQDAKKGEEMARQIESGAVFVNGLVKSMPELPFGGVKKSGYGRELSYLGIREFVNQKSIWVGKEMAPEAKKKVE; encoded by the coding sequence ATGCCCATCGAATCCTTCAACCCCCACACCGGGCGCGTGCTGCGCCGCTTCACGGCCTTTAGCTGGGTCAAAACCGAACGCATCCTCGGCCAGGCGCACCGCGCGGCGGCCGACTGGCGCGCCGCCACCTTTGCGCACCGCGCGGGCATCTTGCGCAAGGCGGCTACCCTGTTGCGCGAGCGCCAGGACGAGCTGGCCCGCCTCATGGCCCTGGAAATGGGCAAGCCCGTGACCGATGGCCGCGCCGAAGCCCTGAAGTGCGCCACCTGCTGCGACTTCTACGCCGAGCGCGCCGAAGGCTTTCTGGCCGACGAGCTGATTGAAACCGACGCCGGCCACAGCTTCATCAGCTACCAGCCGCTGGGCGTGGTGCTGGCCATCATGCCCTGGAATTTTCCGCTGTGGCAGGTGGTGCGTTTCGCTGCCCCGGCCCTGATGGCCGGCAACGTGGGCCTGCTCAAGCACGCCTCCAATGTGCCGCAGTGCGCGCTGGCTTTGGAAAAGATATTTCACGACGCGGGCCTGCCGCCGGCTTGTTTCCGCACGCTGCTCATTGGGTCCGATTTGGTAGAAAAGCTGCTGGCCGACGACCGGGTGCGCGCCGCCACGCTCACGGGCAGCGAGGGTGCGGGCGCCTCGGTGGGCGCTTTGGCCGGGCAGCACATCAAGAAAATGGTGCTGGAGCTGGGCGGGTCCGACCCATTCATTGTGCTGGCCGACGCCGACGTGGCCTTGGCTGCCAAAACCGCCGCCCAGAGCCGCATGATAAATGCCGGCCAGAGCTGCATTGCCGCCAAGCGCTTCATCGTGGAGAAGCCGGTGCTCAAGGATTTCCTCAACCAGCTGAAAACTCACCTCCTCGCCTTCCGCCCCGGCGACCCGCTGGATGATGCGACCCAATATGGCCCGATGGCCCGCCCCGACCTGGCCGACGAACTCACCCAGCAAGTAGAAGACTCGGTGGCCCAAGGCGCCAAAGTGGAGCTGCACGGCGGCCAGGCCAAGCCCGGCACCGCCCTGTTCCGTCCCATGATACTGTCCAACGTGAAGCCCGGCCAGCGCGCTTACACGGAGGAGTTCTTCGGCCCCGTGGCCCTGGTGCTCGAAGCCAAAAACGCCAATGATGCCGTGCGCCTGGCCAACGACTCCCGCTTCGGCCTGGGCGCGGCGGTGTGGACCCAGGATGCCAAGAAGGGCGAGGAAATGGCTCGCCAGATTGAAAGCGGGGCCGTATTCGTCAACGGCCTCGTGAAATCCATGCCCGAGCTGCCGTTTGGCGGCGTGAAGAAGTCGGGCTATGGGCGGGAGCTTTCGTATCTGGGAATCCGCGAGTTTGTGAATCAGAAGTCGATTTGGGTTGGGAAGGAAATGGCGCCGGAGGCGAAGAAAAAAGTGGAGTAA